One window of the Rosa rugosa chromosome 3, drRosRugo1.1, whole genome shotgun sequence genome contains the following:
- the LOC133737540 gene encoding uncharacterized protein LOC133737540 translates to MKRLWAKYRQSRDEDHEELCTTNALVVAAVAEAEAFSGSRRRGSQPGRTPNEERFRESRGKDMMEDYFVERPVFSEEVFRTRYRMSHNVFNRISSDLCRYDQYFVQKSDAAKKVGLLPQQKLTCSLRMLAYGVGADQCAEYCRMAKSTAIEALKRFTRGIVNLYSAEYLRAPTPADLRRLLAKAERRGFPGIIGSIDCMH, encoded by the coding sequence ATGAAGAGATTGTGGGCTAAGTATCGACAATCTCGAGATGAAGATCATGAAGAGCTGTGTACGACTAATGCTCTTGTGGTAGCAGCAGTCGCTGAAGCCGAAGCTTTCTCCGGATCACGACGACGGGGTTCTCAACCGGGGCGTACACCGAATGAGGAGCGATTTAGGGAATCAAGAGGGAAGGACATGATGGAAGATTACTTTGTGGAGCGTCCAGTTTTCAGTGAAGAGGTATTCCGGACACGGTACAGGATGAGTCACAATGTTTTCAACCGTATCTCCAGTGACCTTTGTCGCTATGACCAGTACTTTGTCCAGAAATCAGATGCTGCAAAGAAAGTCGGACTACTTCCCCAGCAGAAGCTGACATGTTCCTTAAGAATGCTTGCTTATGGTGTCGGGGCAGATCAATGCGCTGAGTATTGTCGGATGGCGAAATCAACTGCCATTGAAGCTCTGAAACGATTTACAAGAGGAATCGTTAATCTGTACTCGGCAGAATACCTCCGGGCTCCTACTCCGGCCGACCTCAGAAGACTTCTCGCCAAAGCTGAGAGAAGAGGCTTTCCTGGGATAATTGGAAGCATCGACTGCATGCACTGA
- the LOC133738701 gene encoding eukaryotic translation initiation factor 5B, whose protein sequence is MGRKKPTARDEENPPPAGGGGGKSKKKNLVIEDDEYSVATELSEESQVLEEKVPPPSKGKKGKKGSSKASKGVDEDLDDAEEDADEVPQVVFTGKKKGKSKKSGGSSAFSSSSFGLLEDEDDKDAEDDEQSGLTGDDEEEDAPALRFSGKKKPSKSSKKTGASSFTGSAFDAIGDEGDSDGAVDDESNAAEDHENDDEPAIAFTGKKKASKAGKKGGSVFAAASFSALDDAEEDKDEKNDEDDDIPQITFSGKKKKSSKASKKSGGNSFSAALLDEEDDEDTSVSKPTSAGDDTVEDEDASMITFTGKKKSSKKKGNSVFTALGEDAGVGSEITDVVEPKQPTTGTSKIEADNSNVSKNKDPEPSKSKKKKKKSGRTAQEEDDLDKILAELGELSSKPAAAQKEETVEVQPADSLKEEKVEVQPDVVDGSAAKEAEEETVESAAAKKKKKKKEKEKEKKAAAAAAAASVDVKEEKQEQAKIEPAIEPKKKEVKGKAAEKKVPKHVREMQEALARRQEEEEKKKREEEEKLKKEEEERHKQEELEKQKEEAKRKKKEREKEKIQELKKAGLYKTPKQKEEEKRREQKRLQLLANLPNAVEGVPPPTTDNEKPAKRPLYQKKKSKPAPNQANGAAATTKPVESTEGIKEENQQVTVPELDSVGLENDEEQESVEVAEKLSEVSESVKENGLEQEEDDGDDDEWDAKSWDDDAVVNLSFKRGFSDEEVEPVVNKGMKSAVQKTVPSQPIKPHDVENQKKQAEVEVDKGRKKDAGAKKEAPNSDSASKQSEDNLRSPICCIMGHVDTGKTKLLDCIRGTNVQEGEAGGITQQIGATYFPADNIRERTKELKADAKLKVPGLLVIDTPGHESFTNLRSRGSGLCDIAILVVDIMHGLEPQTIESLNLLKMRNTEFIVALNKVDRLYGWKTCRNQPIGKAMKQQSKDVVNEFNMRVSQIVTQFMEQGLNTELYYKNKEMGETYSIVPTSAISGEGIPDLLLLLIQWAQKTMVEKLTYSNEIQCTVLEVKVIEGLGTTIDVVLVNGVLHEGDQIVVCGMQGPIVTSIRALLTPHPMKELRVKGTYQHHSQIKAAQGIKITAQGLEHAIAGTALYVVGPSDDLDDIKETAMEDMKSVMNRIDKSGEGVCVQASTLGSLEALLEFLKTPEVNIPVSGISIGPVHKKDVMKASVMLEKKKEYATILAFDVKVTPEARDLADELGVKIFIADIIYHLFDQFKAYIDNLKEEKKKEAADEAVFPCVLKILPNCVFNKKDPIVLGVDVLEGIAKVGTPICIPQRDFIDIGRIASIENNHKPVDIAKKGLKVAIKIVGTNSDEQQKMYGRHFEIEDELVSHISRRSIDVLKTSYRDELSIDEWKLVVKLKKLFEIS, encoded by the exons ATGGGTCGGAAGAAGCCGACTGCTCGTGACGAAGAGAATCCGCCGCCAGCgggtggtggtggaggaaaATCTAAGAAGAAGAACCTGGTGATCGAAGACGACGAGTATTCCGTCGCAACTGAGCTATCCGAGGAGAGTCAAGTCCTGGAAGAGAAGGTTCCTCCGCCTAGTAAAGGGAAGAAGGGCAAAAAGGGGAGTTCTAAAGCTTCAAAGGGAGTGGATGAGGACTTGGACGATGCTGAGGAAGATGCAGATGAGGTTCCCCAAGTGGTTTTCACTGGGAAGAAGAAGGGCAAGTCGAAGAAGAGCGGCGGGAGTAGCGCGTTCAGCTCGTCCAGTTTCGGGTTGCTtgaggatgaggatgataaGGATGCTGAGGATGATGAACAGTCTGGTTTAACAGGtgatgatgaggaggaggatgcTCCTGCGTTGAGATTTTCGGGGAAGAAGAAGCCTTCAAAGTCGTCCAAGAAAACCGGGGCTAGTTCGTTTACAGGGTCGGCTTTTGATGCCATTGGTGACGAAGGGGATAGTGATGGCGCGGTTGATGATGAGAGTAATGCAGCTGAAGATCATGAGAATGACGATGAGCCTGCAATTGCTTTTACAGGGAAGAAGAAGGCTTCCAAGGCTGGAAAGAAGGGTGGGAGTGTGTTTGCAGCAGCCAGCTTTAGTGCCCTTGATGATGCGGAGGAGGATAAGGATGAAAAAAACGATGAGGATGACGACATTCCTCAGATTACTTTCTCTGGTAAGAAAAAGAAGTCATCAAAGGCTTCAAAGAAGAGTGGCGGTAATTCTTTTAGCGCAGCATTGCTtgatgaggaagatgatgaagatacTTCCGTTTCCAAACCAACTAGTGCCGGTGATGATACAGTTGAGGATGAAGATGCATCTATGATAACATTCACAGGTAAGAAGAAGTCTTCAAAGAAGAAAGGTAATAGTGTGTTTACTGCACTGGGTGAAGATGCTGGGGTTGGGAGTGAAATTACAGATGTAGTTGAGCCCAAACAACCAACTACGGGAACTAGTAAAATTGAAGCTGATAATTCTAACGTTAGTAAGAATAAAGATCCAGAACCTTCAAAAagtaagaaaaagaagaagaagagtggaaGGACTGCTCAAGAAGAGGATGATTTGGATAAGATTCTTGCAGAGCTAGGTGAGCTTTCATCGAAACCTGCTGCTGCTCAGAAAGAGGAGACGGTGGAGGTTCAGCCTGCTGATTCTCTGAAAGAGGAGAAAGTTGAGGTTCAACCTGATGTGGTTGATGGTTCTGCTGCAAAGGAAGCTGAAGAAGAGACTGTGGAGTCTGCTgcagcaaagaagaagaaaaagaagaaggaaaaggaaaaggagaaaaaggcggcagcggcagcagcagcagcatctGTAGATGTCAAGGaggaaaaacaagaacaagcaaAAATTGAGCCAGCAATTGAACCAAAGAAGAAGGAAGTGAAAGGCAAAGCAGCTGAAAAGAAGGTGCCGAAACATGTTAGGGAGATGCAAGAGGCCCTTGCTAGGCgacaggaagaagaagagaagaagaaaagggaagaagaggagaaactgaagaaagaagaagaggagaggcaTAAGCAGGAAGAACTTGAGAAGCAAAAGGAGGAGGCAAAGCGGAAGAAAAAGGAGAGGGAAAAGGAGAAGATCCAAGAGTTGAAGAAGGCAGGTTTATATAAAACTCCCAAGCAAAAAGAAGAGGAGAAGCGGcgggagcaaaagagactccaGTTACTTGCGAATTTACCTAATGCAGTGGAGGGTGTGCCTCCTCCTACCACAGACAATGAAAAACCGGCTAAAAGACCCTTGTATCAGAAAAAGAAGTCAAAACCAGCACCCAATCAGGCAAATGGTGCAGCAGCTACTACGAAGCCTGTGGAAAGCACGGAAggaataaaagaagaaaaccagCAGGTTACTGTTCCTGAGCTGGATTCTGTGGGACTTGAGAACGATGAAGAGCAGGAATCAGTTGAAGTAGCAGAAAAGCTATCCGAAGTTTCTGAATCTGTTAAAGAGAATGGATTGGAACAAGAAGaggatgatggtgatgatgatgaatggGATGCAAAGAGCTGGGATGATGATGCTGTTGTTAATCTTTCATTTAAACGTGGGTTTTCTGATGAAGAGGTTGAACCTGTTGTGAATAAAGGGATGAAGTCTGCAGTGCAGAAAACCGTTCCTTCTCAACCAATAAAACCTCATGATGTTGAGAATCAGAAAAAACAAGCTGAGGTGGAAGTTGACAAAGGTAGGAAGAAAGATGCTGGTGCAAAGAAAGAAGCACCAAATTCAGATTCTGCCTCTAAACAGAGTGAAGATAATCTTCGCTCTCCCATTTGCTGCATTATGGGCCATGTTGATACTGGTAAAACTAAGCTTCTGGATTGTATCCGAGGCACAAATGTTCAGGAGGGTGAGGCTGGAGGTATTACTCAACAGATTGGTGCTACGTATTTTCCTGCGGATAATATCCGTGAGAGGACTAAGGAACTGAAAGCTGATGCAAAGCTGAAGGTCCCAGGTCTATTGGTCATTGATACCCCTGGCCACGAGTCATTTACTAATTTAAGGTCACGGGGTTCAGGTTTATGTGATATTGCAATTTTGGTTGTTGACATTATGCATGGCTTAGAGCCTCAAACAATAGAGTCACTCAATCTCTTGAAAATGAGGAATACCGAATTCATTGTTGCATTGAATAAG GTGGACAGGCTCTATGGGTGGAAAACCTGCCGCAACCAGCCAATAGGGAAGGCAATGAAGCAACAATCCAAGGATGTAGTAAATGAGTTCAATATGAGGGTTTCTCAG ATTGTCACTCAATTCATGGAGCAGGGCTTAAATACTGAATTGTATTATAAGAATAAAGAAATGGGAGAAACATACAGTATTGTACCTACAAGTGCCATTAG TGGTGAAGGGATTCCAGATTTGTTATTACTATTGATTCAGTGGGCCCAGAAAACTATGGTTGAGAAACTTACTTACAGCAATGAAATTCAG TGTACGGTATTGGAGGTCAAGGTTATTGAAGGTCTTGGGACAACAATCGATGTTGTGTTGGTTAATGGCGTGCTTCATGAAGGGGATCAAATAGTCGTTTGCGGCATGCAG GGACCTATTGTTACTTCAATTCGAGCTTTGTTGACACCACATCCCATGAAAGAACTTCGTGTCAAG GGAACTTATCAGCACCATAGTCAAATCAAAGCTGCACAAGGTATCAAGATCACAGCACAG GGACTTGAACATGCTATTGCTGGCACTGCTCTATATGTTGTTGGGCCTAGCGATGACTTGGATGATATCAAGGAAACAGCTATGGAAGATATGAAATCAGTCATGAATAGGATTGACAAGAGTGGTGAGGGAGTTTGTGTACAAGCATCTACTCTAGGATCCTTGGAAGCATTGCTAGAGTTTTTGAAGACGCCAGAAGTTAATATTCCTGTTAGTGGTATTAGCATCGGCCCTGTACACAAGAAGGATGTCATGAAGGCCAGTGTAatgcttgaaaagaaaaaagagtacGCCACTATCTTGGCATTTGATGTTAAAGTGACACCTGAGGCCCGGGACCTTGCAGATGAATTGGGTGTGAAGATTTTTATTGCTGATATAATCTATCACTTGTTTGACCAATTTAAGGCCTATATCGACAATCtcaaagaggaaaagaagaaggaagccGCTGATGAAGCTGTTTTTCCGTGTGTGCTCAAGATTTTACCCAACTGTGTTTTCAACAAGAAGGATCCAATTGTCTTGGGTGTTGATGTTCTTGAAGGCATTGCAAAG GTAGGGACTCCAATTTGCATTCCTCAGAGAGATTTTATTGATATTGGACGCATTGCATCCATTGAGAATAACCACAAACCTGTAGATATAGCGAAAAAGGGGCTGAAGGTGGCTATCAAG ATAGTCGGCACAAATTCTGATGAGCAGCAAAAGATGTATGGTAGGCATTTTGAAATTGAAGATGAGCTTGTCAGCCATATCTCCAGGAGGTCAATTGATGTACTTAAAACAAGCTACCGG GATGAACTGTCAATTGACGAGTGGAAGCTGGTTGTGAAATTGAAGAAACTTTTTGAGATATCATGA